A genomic window from Peromyscus maniculatus bairdii isolate BWxNUB_F1_BW_parent chromosome 1, HU_Pman_BW_mat_3.1, whole genome shotgun sequence includes:
- the Snurf gene encoding SNURF protein, whose product MERARDRLHLRRTTEQHVPEVEVQVKRRRTASLSNQECHLYPRRSQQQQQQVPVVDFQAELRQAFLAETPRGG is encoded by the exons ATGGAGCGAGCAAG GGATCGCTTACACCTGAGAAGAACTACTGAACAGCACGTACCAGAGGTAGAAGTCCAGGTCAAACGTAGAAGGACTGCCTCCCTGAGCAACCAAGA GTGTCACCTGTACCCAAGAcgttctcagcagcagcagcagcaagttcCTGTGGTGGATTTCCAGGCAGAACTGAGACAGGCGTTCTTAGCTGAGACACCAAGAGGTGGTTAG